The nucleotide window TTACCGTATGGACCTATGAGGGCCCTCCCCATATCGGCGCGATGCGCGTCGCGACGGGCATGGAGCAATTGCACTACGTGCTCCACGCTCCGCAGGGCGACACCTACGCCGATCTGCTGTTCACGATGATCGAGCGCCGCAACAAGCGGCCGCCGGTGACCTACACGACCTTCGCTGCGCGCGATCTCGGCAAGGACACCGCGGAGCTGTTCATGACCGCGGCCCGCAACGCCTATGCGCGCTTCAAGCCGCAGGCCATGATCGTCGGAGCCTCCTGCACCGGCTCGCTGATCCAGGACGATCCGGGCGGGCTCGCCAAGTCGCTCGGCTTCTCGATCCCGGTGATCCCGATCGATCTGCCGGCGTATCAGCGCAAGGAAAACTGGGGCGCGTCCGAGACGTTCTATCAGCTCGTGCGCGCCATCGCCGGACCGAAGGCGCCGCCTCCCGGCACCAAGCGGCCCGACCGCCCGGCGGGGCAGCGCGCCAAATGCAATCTGCTCGGCCCGACCGCGCTCGGCTTCCGCCACCGCGACGACGTCGCCGAGATCACCAGGCTGCTCGCTCAGCTCGGGATCGACGTCAATGTGGTGGCGCCGATGGGCGCGACGCCGGCGGATCTGACCCGGCTCGGCGATGCCGATTTCAACGTGGTGCTGTATCCGGAAGTCGCCTCGCAGGTGGCGTCGTGGCTGCAGCGGATCTTCCATCAGCCGTTCACCAAGACGATTCCGATCGGGGTCTCGGCGACCCGCGAATTCGTGCGCGAAGTCGCCGGCCTTGCCGGCGTCGATCCGGAGCCGGTGCTGGCGGTAGCGTCGACGCGACTGCCGTGGTACTCGCATTCGGTCGACTCGACCTACCTGACCAACAAGCGCGTCTTCATCTTCGGTGACGCCACCCATGTGATCGCGTCGGCGCGGATCGCGTCGGAAGAGCTGGGCTTCAAGGTGGTCGGGCTCGGCACCTACAGCCGCGAGTTCGGCCGCGACGTTCGCGAGGCGGCGGCGAAATACGGCGTCGAGGCGCTGATCACCGACGACTATCTCGAGGT belongs to Rhodopseudomonas palustris and includes:
- the bchB gene encoding ferredoxin:protochlorophyllide reductase (ATP-dependent) subunit B translates to MQLTVWTYEGPPHIGAMRVATGMEQLHYVLHAPQGDTYADLLFTMIERRNKRPPVTYTTFAARDLGKDTAELFMTAARNAYARFKPQAMIVGASCTGSLIQDDPGGLAKSLGFSIPVIPIDLPAYQRKENWGASETFYQLVRAIAGPKAPPPGTKRPDRPAGQRAKCNLLGPTALGFRHRDDVAEITRLLAQLGIDVNVVAPMGATPADLTRLGDADFNVVLYPEVASQVASWLQRIFHQPFTKTIPIGVSATREFVREVAGLAGVDPEPVLAVASTRLPWYSHSVDSTYLTNKRVFIFGDATHVIASARIASEELGFKVVGLGTYSREFGRDVREAAAKYGVEALITDDYLEVEAKVAELHPELVLGTQMERHIAKRLGVPCAVISAPVHVQDFPARYAPQMGFEGANVIFDTWVHPLMMGLEEHLLAMFKDDFEFKDGALPSHLGTGHAPASAPAVAEVAVALPQSAPVLDGAASEPAPTAPAPTGAVWAPEAEKELLKIPFFVRGKARRNTERFANENGVATITVETLYDAKAHFAR